One genomic window of Cystobacter ferrugineus includes the following:
- the uvsE gene encoding UV DNA damage repair endonuclease UvsE has translation MQEGLSTYRLGYVANCLSLGLGASHTCRLASATPHRLEELIELNLSELEQILLFNEAHGIELFRIGSSLIPFGSHPVNTLRWWRTRASDFERLGRIARRSRQRLSLHPSPAAASLTSVHQRVRDAALAELRYGARVLDLLGQGPEARVVLHLGGAAPSRPEALDNARRMLDAMPEELRHRIVLEHDDKIWSAREVAPLTREQGLPWLADNLHNAIRPSEPEWPLEQLLRESAASWRALDLRPKFHLASQKPEGRPGAHADRVDPGDFRAVVAALDGPADLMLEAKEKDLALFALRREAALLRGQDAGAVRPVAPRPPVGPHPAGAQ, from the coding sequence GACTCTCGACCTACCGTCTCGGCTATGTGGCCAACTGCCTCTCGCTCGGTCTGGGGGCGAGCCACACATGCCGGCTCGCCAGTGCCACGCCCCATCGACTGGAGGAACTCATCGAGCTGAACCTCTCCGAGCTCGAGCAGATCCTCCTCTTCAACGAGGCCCATGGCATCGAGCTGTTCCGAATCGGCTCGTCACTCATCCCGTTCGGCTCGCATCCCGTCAACACGCTGCGGTGGTGGCGGACCCGGGCAAGCGACTTCGAGCGCCTGGGGCGGATCGCCCGGCGCTCGCGCCAGCGCCTGTCCCTGCACCCCTCGCCCGCGGCGGCCTCGCTGACGTCCGTGCACCAGCGGGTGCGTGACGCCGCGCTCGCCGAGCTGCGCTACGGCGCCCGTGTGTTGGATCTGCTCGGCCAGGGGCCCGAGGCGCGCGTGGTCCTCCATCTCGGAGGGGCCGCGCCGAGCCGGCCCGAGGCGCTGGACAACGCGCGCCGCATGCTGGACGCCATGCCCGAGGAGCTGCGCCACCGGATCGTCCTCGAGCATGACGACAAGATCTGGAGCGCGCGCGAGGTCGCCCCGCTGACCCGGGAGCAGGGACTGCCCTGGCTCGCGGACAACCTGCACAACGCCATCCGCCCCTCGGAGCCGGAGTGGCCGCTGGAGCAACTGCTGCGCGAGTCGGCGGCCTCGTGGCGGGCATTGGACTTGCGGCCCAAGTTCCACCTGGCGAGCCAGAAGCCGGAGGGCAGACCGGGAGCACACGCGGACCGTGTCGACCCGGGAGACTTCCGGGCGGTGGTGGCGGCGCTGGATGGACCGGCGGACCTGATGCTGGAGGCCAAGGAGAAGGATCTGGCGCTCTTCGCCCTGCGCCGGGAAGCCGCTCTTCTTCGCGGACAGGATGCGGGAGCTGTTCGCCCGGTGGCGCCACGCCCCCCAGTGGGCCCCCACCCCGCGGGTGCTCAGTAA
- a CDS encoding glycoside hydrolase family 3 protein — protein sequence MGLLTSQVELGGRGVGFIVKEGLRFKDLNKNGQVEVYEDWRRTPEERARDLLGRMTLREKAGVMMHGTAPTRTTEGVSRYDRALATRMISEQGVNSFITRLEGNGRFLAEENNALQEIAEATRLGIPATISTDPRNHFQFTLGASVAAGGFSQWPEVLGFAAIGDEALVRRFGDIARREYRAVGIQEALSPQADLATEPRWARVHGTFGEDADLARTLVRAYIEGFQDGGNGIGKDSVVAVVKHWAGYGAAKDGFDSHNAYGQYAVFPGNNFEYHLKPFEGAFAAKTGGVMPTYSILQGVTLNGQPLEQVGAGFNKQLLTELLRGRYGFDGVILSDWAITNDCDEACRHGAPPGQTPSFVGFGTPWGVEHLSKVERFAKSVNAGMDQFGGVDDSDALVEAVNAGLVTEARLDESVYRILLQKFQQGLFENPYVDVERAGEVVGNSAFQAEATEAQRRSLVLLENKDKLLPLGAHVRKVYLHGIEGAVAAGYGLTVVDTPEEADVAIMRTVTPFETLHPQYVFGLRQHEGNLSFEEGNADYEAIKRVSAQVPTIVTVYLDRPAILTNVKDKVRALLGNFGVSDSALFDVLTGKVSPQGKLPFELPSSMAEVEAQRSDMPHDTAHPLYPIFFGLGY from the coding sequence ATGGGATTGTTGACGTCTCAGGTGGAACTCGGGGGCAGGGGAGTTGGCTTCATCGTCAAGGAGGGTCTTCGGTTCAAGGACCTGAACAAGAATGGCCAGGTCGAGGTCTACGAGGACTGGCGGCGGACTCCTGAAGAACGGGCGAGAGATCTCCTCGGCCGGATGACGCTGCGGGAAAAAGCGGGCGTCATGATGCATGGAACGGCTCCCACCCGGACGACGGAAGGCGTCAGCCGTTATGACCGGGCACTCGCCACCCGGATGATTTCGGAGCAAGGGGTCAACAGCTTCATCACGAGGCTGGAGGGCAATGGCCGGTTCCTCGCCGAGGAGAACAATGCGTTGCAGGAGATCGCCGAGGCGACGCGCCTGGGCATTCCGGCCACTATCAGCACGGATCCCCGCAACCACTTTCAATTCACGCTGGGCGCCAGTGTCGCCGCGGGGGGCTTCTCCCAGTGGCCAGAGGTGCTCGGGTTCGCGGCCATCGGGGATGAGGCCCTGGTGCGGCGCTTCGGGGACATCGCCCGGCGGGAGTACCGCGCAGTGGGGATCCAGGAGGCGCTCTCTCCGCAGGCCGATCTCGCCACCGAGCCGCGCTGGGCACGCGTCCATGGAACCTTCGGTGAGGATGCCGACCTCGCCCGGACGCTCGTGCGCGCCTACATCGAGGGCTTCCAGGACGGCGGCAACGGCATTGGCAAGGACAGCGTGGTGGCCGTCGTGAAGCATTGGGCCGGCTACGGCGCCGCGAAGGATGGCTTCGACAGTCACAATGCCTACGGCCAATACGCGGTGTTCCCGGGCAACAACTTCGAGTACCACCTCAAGCCCTTCGAGGGCGCGTTCGCCGCGAAGACCGGCGGGGTGATGCCGACCTACTCCATCCTCCAAGGTGTCACCTTGAATGGCCAGCCCCTGGAGCAGGTGGGAGCTGGCTTCAACAAGCAGCTCCTGACGGAGTTGCTGCGCGGCCGGTACGGTTTCGACGGCGTCATCCTCTCGGACTGGGCCATCACCAACGATTGTGATGAGGCGTGCCGCCATGGCGCGCCCCCCGGGCAGACTCCCTCCTTCGTGGGGTTTGGCACCCCTTGGGGCGTGGAGCACCTGTCCAAGGTGGAGCGCTTCGCCAAGAGCGTGAACGCGGGGATGGATCAGTTCGGTGGCGTCGATGACTCCGACGCGCTCGTGGAAGCGGTCAACGCCGGCCTGGTGACCGAGGCGCGTCTGGATGAGTCGGTGTACCGGATCCTGCTGCAGAAGTTCCAGCAGGGTCTGTTCGAGAACCCCTACGTCGATGTGGAGCGGGCGGGCGAGGTGGTGGGCAACTCCGCCTTCCAGGCCGAGGCGACGGAGGCCCAGCGGCGTTCACTCGTCCTGCTGGAGAACAAGGACAAGCTGCTCCCGCTGGGGGCCCACGTCCGCAAGGTCTACCTCCATGGCATCGAAGGTGCCGTCGCCGCCGGATATGGTCTGACGGTCGTCGACACCCCCGAGGAGGCGGATGTCGCGATCATGCGGACGGTGACTCCGTTCGAGACGCTCCATCCCCAGTACGTGTTCGGACTCCGGCAACACGAAGGCAACCTCTCCTTCGAGGAGGGCAACGCCGACTATGAAGCCATCAAGCGCGTGAGCGCCCAGGTGCCGACCATCGTCACGGTCTACCTGGACCGCCCGGCGATCCTGACGAACGTGAAGGACAAGGTCCGTGCCCTCCTCGGCAACTTCGGCGTGAGCGATTCCGCGCTGTTCGATGTCTTGACGGGCAAGGTCTCGCCCCAAGGCAAGCTGCCCTTCGAGCTGCCCTCGTCGATGGCGGAAGTGGAGGCGCAGCGCTCGGACATGCCGCACGACACGGCCCACCCGCTCTACCCCATCTTCTTCGGGCTGGGTTACTGA